In Gemmatimonadaceae bacterium, one DNA window encodes the following:
- the argJ gene encoding bifunctional glutamate N-acetyltransferase/amino-acid acetyltransferase ArgJ, translating into MPFLDTPVLPRGFRCASRNIGLKPTAKDLALFVSDVDAAAAAMFTRNQFPGAPIVLGRETIRGGVLRAIAVNSKVSNVATGARGVENARRMAAAAAAEIGCDPNLVLVSSTGVIGVPLPIEKIEQGFRGMCGELQSDPIVGVHGMMTTDTYPKALSARVGDATITWVAKGSGMIEPNMATMLAYIFTDAAFAAPALDAMLRVAVNVSFNMLSVDSDTSTSDTCALLANGVAGPVDHTAFMQALAAGCIRMTEMLARDGEGAKHLLRAVVRGAADEADARRVAKSLVNSPLIKTMVFGADPNVGRILMAVGKCFDCTIRPDATDAFINGHAVVRGGARVDFDDAEVRAALGHEIVDLEIALGVGDASATAYGCDLTQGYIDENAAYYSS; encoded by the coding sequence CGGGCTCAAGCCCACCGCCAAGGACCTCGCGTTGTTCGTGAGCGACGTGGACGCCGCTGCCGCCGCGATGTTCACGCGCAACCAGTTTCCCGGCGCGCCGATCGTGCTGGGCCGCGAGACGATCAGGGGCGGCGTGCTGCGGGCGATCGCCGTGAACAGCAAAGTGAGTAACGTGGCCACCGGCGCGCGCGGCGTGGAGAATGCCCGGCGCATGGCGGCCGCCGCCGCCGCCGAGATCGGGTGCGACCCCAATCTCGTGCTGGTGAGTTCCACCGGCGTCATCGGCGTTCCGCTTCCCATCGAGAAGATCGAGCAGGGGTTCCGCGGCATGTGCGGCGAACTGCAGAGCGATCCGATCGTCGGCGTCCACGGCATGATGACCACCGACACGTACCCCAAGGCCCTGTCGGCGCGCGTGGGGGACGCGACCATCACCTGGGTCGCCAAAGGCTCGGGCATGATCGAGCCGAACATGGCGACGATGCTGGCGTACATCTTCACCGACGCTGCCTTCGCGGCGCCGGCGCTCGACGCGATGCTGCGCGTGGCGGTGAACGTGTCGTTCAACATGCTGAGCGTGGACAGCGACACGAGCACCTCCGATACCTGCGCGCTGCTGGCCAACGGGGTCGCAGGACCGGTGGATCATACGGCGTTCATGCAGGCGCTCGCCGCCGGCTGCATCCGCATGACCGAGATGCTGGCCCGCGACGGCGAGGGCGCCAAGCACCTGCTCCGCGCCGTCGTGCGCGGCGCGGCCGACGAGGCCGACGCACGGCGCGTGGCCAAGTCGCTCGTCAATTCGCCGCTCATCAAGACCATGGTGTTCGGCGCCGATCCCAACGTGGGGCGCATCCTGATGGCGGTGGGCAAGTGCTTCGACTGCACCATCCGGCCCGACGCGACCGACGCATTCATCAACGGGCACGCCGTGGTGCGCGGAGGCGCGCGCGTGGATTTCGACGACGCGGAGGTACGCGCGGCCCTCGGCCACGAGATCGTGGACCTCGAGATCGCACTCGGCGTGGGCGACGCGAGCGCCACGGCGTACGGCTGCGACCTCACGCAGGGCTATATCGACGAGAATGCGGCGTATTACTCGAGTTGA